AGGAATTTCGGATACATATGAAGCAGAACAAGGAAAGTGATCTTTTGTTTCACTGCCCCCAAAGCagatgtacacagacacacatacatacagagggacagagagtgagccCAAGTGTAGGCTGGGGTGGGAAGGGACAGGAAAATTATTAATGttaacaaattaattttgtttaaaactttacAGGTTTTCAGGAAGTAAATCATATACTCAAAGGTAACTATGGTTGATTCATCTTTAACAAGTCAAAAATTGCATCAGATCAAAGGAGTGCTTATAAAAACATCAGAAATTGTGGTAAACCTGAGAACTGGAAGTAATTTAggactgaacaaagaacaaacaagaaactgagaagaaaaggaaaatacGAATGTAAGCCGGCAAGCAACATAAATCCATACTATACAAACATCCAGCAATATGAGAAAGAAAATGATTAGCAAGGATAAATATGGGCCCATTTCTGGGGGAGAAAGGAGTATTTATAGTGAAGaaggaggaaaaggtggtggaactAAACTTTTGCTTTGCGTTCATCTTCATggaggaatgatgtggaggtgccggtgttggactgggttggacaagatcagaagttacatgacaccaggttataggccaacaggtttaggTGGAATCACAAGATTTCAGAGCATTGCTTTTTCATCACTTGAAATCAGGTTCTTGCTGACTGATGGATAGCAAATCTAATCTCATTATGTAAGAAAAGTGAATGTGGATAACTACAAATCTGTTAGTTTAATATCAATGATCAGGAGACTGTTAGAATCTAATAAAAAGGATGTAATAAATAAACACTTAGAGAAGAATTAAAAAATTGGGCAAAAACAATGTGGattttgttatgatcccagctaataGCATTATTCATCTAATCTCAGAATGGAACTTGGCTTGATTAGTTCGTTAACATGATGGTTCgtaattgaaacatacacaagGCTGCACACTGTCTAACAACAGAAATTTGTCAcacaaaataaaaaacaaaccaAGCTATCTAATTATATAAGTACAAAATATCTCAAACCACACAGCAAATAAAATTTGAAAGCATCTCCCCACTATCCATTATAAATGCCCAGTCCAGAGAAATTGCACAATTATTTGAACTCCTTAAGTTTCTTACAGTTTTTATTTTGCCACGAACTATGGGGACAATTCAATGAGTCCTTTCCAAGTTTGTCAACATTAACTTTTCAAAATCTAAAATCCTAAAATTTCTCAGTTCTAATAACTCTCAGTTTTCTAACCAAACTCTCCTGGTTTGGAGTCTTTGGCACTTTGGCAGAGGTGACTGGTTCCCAGAAATTCTAGAATAGAAACTAAACTTGCTTCTAGActgaattttaaagtaaattaaaAACTTAATCCTAGATTCTTCTGAACTAAAAATAAAGCTAATGGCCTTAAATATTTAAGGACGTTAAACATGTGGTACTAACATCTTTCCATTAACACTGCAAGCGCCTACAGTCACCTTTTTGATAAATGCTGAATTTAGGCCAATGTTCCTCAGCTTGCTtcctaaaaaaaatcattttacagAAATAACCAATACTACTTAGGGAGACAAAGATCTAGTGGTAGTATCGCTGGACcattagtccagagacccaggtattgttctggagacctgggttttaATCTTGCCATGGTAAAgatggaatttgaagtcaataataATCAGGATATAAGAGTTTAACAACGAACATGAAGCCATTGCTAACTGCCAGGAaaatcctatctggttcactaatgtcctttagggaaggaaatctgccatctttacctggaaTGGCCTACATgtcctccagacccacagcaatgtggttgagtcttaactgccctctggacaattaggaatgggcaataaatgctggtcgagTCAGTGACACCCcatcaattaatttttaaaaattaaatcctcctattttgaaatccaaattccaaaaacGTTGATAAATTATATACCTTTGTCACAACTGATAAAGAAAAATCACGATtgacaaatttattggaattAGAGCATGTCACTTGTAACATAGTCAAAGGATATCCTGTTTATGTGTTGTATTCAAATTTTCAGAAAGAGTTTGATCATTTCCATGCAAAAATTtagtaaataaaattataaagcacatgggattgtggGAAGATGCTAATGAGGGCTGAGAGCTAGTTAATAGACAGAAACCAGAGCAGGAATAACCAGATTAATCTCTGGATGACAGGCTGTTTATATTAGGGTACTACAGTCAGTGCGAGGTccacaactgttcacaatctAGATAAAGGATTTGTATCTAAGGACCACCTGTGCAAGTTTCCAAACAGATCAGGATGTTCTCACGTACAAATCATTAAAAAGGTGCAGCAAGAATTTAGAATAGCATAGGATGTTGGCATTCATATCAAGGGGATTTCAGGACACAAgctatcttgctgcagttgtacagagccttggtgagacgtCACTTGCAATCATTTGTACTATTCCCTTATCTAAGATGAGACACACTTGCCATAGAAGAAGTACAGTGGAGGTTCAGGAAATTGATTCCTCAGATCATAGGTTTGTTTATGTGGAGAGACTGGGGAAACTGAGTCTACATTCTCTAAAGGTTTGAAGACTGAGGGGGATAGCACTGAAAACTAGAAAACTCTCAAAGGACTCTCTGCATCAGGTGGGAGGACAGATGAACTAACTACAACATCCTTGATGCAGCCAATAGCATCACCATTGAGGCCATGATCATATAAAACCAACTCTTCTGTGCCTGCCACTTGCTTAAAATGCCTAGTTCTAACTGCCAACATAAATCATTTTGGCCCAGTTCCAGGAAGACACTCAAATGGAGGAGGACAAAGGAAGTGTTTCAAAATCCCCTGAAGACGTCCTTCATGAAATGCAACATAAATATGAACTCGTGGGAGACCCTCATGGAGGAAACAGACATGGAGGAAACTCATgtatgaagggacacaattcttttAGAACACCCATCGATAGGAGGTGATATGGCAAAGAAAGGAgccagagaaaggaatgccagcaATCTCAAGGCCAAGGACCAATTCTATCTTCCAAAAATACCTGCCAGATGTTCAATCAGAGATGCAGTTCAAGGATTAGGCTCATCAGCAACACAAGGGCCCACAcaacccatgaccagtgacataGAACTTTCTAGGTCGACAAACATTCTCATTAGCGAGTAATGCAATGACAACAGATGGGATGTTCAACCTGGCTGATGACTCGAAAACCAAGTATCAGATCTCAGGATAAGGTTTAGGCCAATTTAAACTGCTGTAAGGAGGAATTTTTAACTCAAAGCAtggtgaaactttggaattttctatcctAAAGGCTGTGGAAGTGCAACCATTGAGCAGATTCAAGATGGAAATCAAAAGGTTTCTGGAGGCTAAtgacattaagggatatggaggtTAACATGGAACGTTGGCATTGATGACATGATCGGCTATGATCTAGAAAGAAAGGATAGGTTCATTGGGCGAAATGGCCAATTACTATTCCTATGTTCCTTGTTACAAATTCCACGTAAAATATACACACATATTTAGAATAATTAGAACAGCACTATCACTTACCATTGCACTTGCTTATTAACTTATCATTTTTTGTTGACTCTTTCAATGCTTTATTTTTAATGCTTTCCAATCTTTGCAAAGAATAAAAACAGACatcatgtttaaataaaaataatcaatATCACAGTTTAGTTCACTGTAAACAAAGATTTTAACATCACCTTTCCAATAAATGGCCATAAAAACGAAGGAGAACTCTATGGTGAATTTGGGGTGATGTATGTTCCTATAATCCTCAAGAATTAGAGACAAACACTAATTTTTAACAAAACTCGCCTTTGTTAACCCTGGAATCAGGTCACATAGTGCTTTACATGCATCTATTATTCTGACAGCACACAGATATCCTACCTGCAAATCCAGCTATCAAACCTTGGTGTGAGACTTAAAACAGAATGCAAGGATGGTCCTATAGCTAACTGCAGGTCTCCAACAAGATCCAGTTACAATATCCCATTCATATTCTAGATAAAGAGTTTTGGTAATATTGATAGGCCAATACAATCCCTAAAATCATACAGAAGGGATCCTTTAGCCTACCAAGACTGGACGATCAAAAATATACAATTACCCAAACTagtctcattttcccacattagacTCATTGCTTTCAATGATATTTCAAgcactcatccaagtactttttaaagagtGCGAACTGCAACCCCACCTCCACCATCTAGGTGAATAAGGTTTTTCTCCATTCCCCTCTAACATTCTTGCCTTTTACTTTGACATTATGCCTCTTTGTTGTTGATGCATTCTAACCAAGATGATGGGAAGAACTCCTTCACTTTTATTCAAATTAATGCcatgtaatttttttctttactcaTAGGATGTGCATGTCAttagctaggtcagcatttgctgtccatccCTATTTGAACGGCAGAAAGCTGTGATAAGCACCTTTTTGAAACTTTTTCCTGTTGAAGTCTCTATAATGAGACTTGAACTCACATCCATTGACTCAGAGGTAAATTTTCTCCTGTCTACCTTAGTTTAAGAACTGAATGAAAATCATTTCTTAAGtaacttaaaatatattttgcacGTCTGTGAAAGGCCATTGGGGGGATTCTTTTTCACTCGAACACCTGTTTTGAAGATGTATCAATTGGGAGAAATGGATGAAAATCAGCCAGGAATGAATATGGGAGGTTTGATGCCAACTCTGTCATATTTAGTCGGATGtgttcaaataaaaaaaagggtGCAGTATCGCACTTTGAATCAGTTAGAGAGTCATAATGGTCCAGAGATTTAGTTAATAATAACATTGATGCCTTCTCCAGCAATTAAGCATGTTGCAATTGCTGCAGCAGCGCTTTCCACCACTTATCACGTTAGGGCTAACTAGCACTGCCAGAACTTTGCTTTGTCCTCCACCCAAAAACATTTCAATTCAGTAAAACCACTTGGGTAGCAGTTAGTAAAGATAGCTCCCCATATTAACTGCATCTTAGAAGGAATTATGACTAAGAAGGAAAACTTAATGTCGTCTTTAAATCCTTTGAAATTTTACCTCACATACTACTCAAGATAGTCATTAACGTAATGACGACAAACATATCTCCTAACAATTTTCATTAATCCTACTTCACAAATCACACACTATGGTAGCTTAATACATTCCCCACAGTCCTTCTGCTCCCTCAACTGTTTTTGCAATTCCATccacaacattttaaattatacttTAATTGTAGTTTACTTTATTCTTTCTTAGTCTAATCCTGAGTTTTTGCAGACAAAGCATTTATGCAGGCAACAATCTCAATAATCCAATTTATAGCATTGTATGACAAGCAAAATTTCAATAGAGCGAGCTGCGCTGTGGAGGCTGCACTATAGCTTTCAAAATTAAAACTAAGAATGCTAGCAGCAGACAAAAATAACCTGTGCAAAAGACCTGAGCATGAAGGTCATATTTAAAACTGGTTGCACCACATCTTCAGGTCTATCATAGCAGTTGCGTACTTAAGATAAAACAGGATTGAAATACACAAGGGTTTAGTAAGGCTCTACCTACAATATGAACATTAAGCCATTTTTATAATCAGTTTTAAACTTTTCAAAGCAGTAAAATTAGGTCAAAAAATTGTCACAACATATTAAGGTAGCATAAAAGTTTAAAGAACAAACCTACATTTATATAATTCCTTCCAGTTCCTCAGGATATTCCCAAGCAGTTTAGAGCTAATTAATTACTTCATGAAATACAGTCACTGAGATTATGTAAATAAATGAAGCAAAACTTACGCATTTTCAAAGGCCTTCTTTTCCCGATCTAGCTGTTTCATTAAAATCTCTATTTCACCAAGAGCAAACTGCAGTTTTTCAGATTCCTTGGAAAGTAATGCTTTAGTTTTAGCATGCTCAAGTTTTTCATCCTATAAAGAAGTATGACAGAGTTAACAGAATTACTCAGTTGCAGCAGTCTCAAATCTGAATAGAACAACTTCAGCACTTTGAAATATGATGCAGATACTTCAATCGCAGGTGGTCCTCTACCATAGGAGGAAACATGCAAACTTTGCTCAGGTTGAATGAAGGTGACAGTTAGTTTGTCTGAATAATTACAGCAGGGACACTGCAAGAATATCAATTATACGCAACAGGACACCGTTAAGATAGCAGAATGGGCAGataactggcagatggaattttataAAGTAAAGTGTGAGAAGATGTACTTTCGCAAAAAGAATAGGGAGAGCTCTTGATAGGAAATAGAGTGGCAAAATTGCAAAGAGTGAGCAAGGGTAGAGGCATCTGGGGTTCATGTTCATAGATCAGTACATACTTAGAATAATGAGCAAAGCATATGAGACTTTGGACCTTACAATGATAGAATGCAAAAGcaggaaaataattttgttttatttatatttatgaAGCTCTGATTAGGGTATAACAAAAGTATTTTGTccatctgggcaccacactttaagAAGATATGAAGGACCCACTGAAAGGATGCACTGAATTTACCATAATAGTTCATTGGTTGAAGGATCTTAGCTACCAGGTTAAATGAGAGAATTTAAAGAGTCTCAAAAGTCTTACAATTATGAGGTTTATAAGATAGTTTCAGGACTGCCTTTAACTTAGGATAAAATGATGCGAGTCAGATGACCTGTACTGAAGATTACTCGACAGGAAGCCTGAAGCTGTTAAAAGATTAAAGGAAGACCTGATTGTTCTAGGAAGGTGATGAAAGACATTCATACTGTCAAAGATAGCTGTAATACTGGTGGACAGACTGGCAACCTCCAAGTCTCAAGGAAGTATTAAGAGTATCAGGCTGTAAAAGGGTATCTGTTGAACCATCCCTTTGTTTGCAGGATAGGTTAGAGTTAAAGTTTAAAGAATAGCTAGTCGTCATTTCTACTTGAATACGAAATTCAAGGACTTCACAATACTATAGAGAAAGATGAAGAGGAAATTGGGTGAGGCATTCCTAAAATGTCACATAGATGAGTCTGCTAGGATCTGGGAATAGATTGGATACTGATTAGCCATGTGGTTTATCTCACAGGAATCTGGGTAGGAGCTTGTACCCAAATTagaaaggagaaattggtgaagaTTTAAAACAAGCCTGGAAGATTTGCCTAAATATAGTGAATTAAGTCATTTTTGTAAAAATCAGAGTCTGATCGATTATATACAAAGGTGTTATAAATATACGCAGTATTGTAGAAAATGATTAAAtactgaaaattgaaaatatacagATATCTTTTGTTAACAATTACCTCGATAAGCTTCAAAGTTCTCACCTCCAACTCTTTCACCACAGCTTCAagctcctctctgtatgctgtcTTCTCTTCTCGCTGTTTTACCTAAATGTGGAATGCATCATATTGTGTTAAacagttttgtttcaaatatgtAAAGAATTCTTGATCCTATCATTGGGCTGCTAAGTTGATGTCTAGAAATTGAACTACAATACAGagaattcattaacaataaatatGACTGTACAGTAACAAGAAAAATTTGACATTATACCTTCTCCAAGAGTTTGACGCAGAATATAGAGTAGTTGAATGCTGTTAAAACTGCAACCTAACTAAACAAAACAGTAATAAAGCATCACATTACAGCAGATTATCAACTGTAGTTAAATAAGATAAGCTGGCAAAATATTTAACAATAAGTTGTTAAATATTACAAATCAAAATTAATGCTTTATCCAAGCTTCTGTTattgctctgtctctctgtggCAGAGATATTGTAAGGTACACCAAAGGTGTGGTGGTGACCTTAGAGTTCACTCAAGAGTCCAAATTACTGGAGCAATGTCCACTTTTGTATTCATGACACAGTCTGGAGCTATGGGTACCAACAATAGATGTGCCAATATTCTTTCCATCGCTTgtctgaccaggaatctctcctgatTTTGCCAGCAGTCATTACTGTATGTTGGCAGAATTTGTAGGTTAACACTGATCCTGTTTGGCTGCATTATTAACACACCTTCCTTAGTCATAGTAGGACTTGAACTCAAATATtcataggatttatgagtatctggaaagacactgcttgattagggacagccagcacggatttgagggggtaggtcttgccttacaagtcttattgaattctttgaggaggtgaccaagcatgtggatgagggtagagcagtggatgtagtgtacatggattctagtaaggcatttgataaggttccccatggtaggcttatgcggaaagtcaggaggcatgggatagtgggaagtttggccagttggatagagaactggctaaccggtcgaagtcagagagtggtggtagatgataaatattcagcctggagcctagttacaagtggagttccacagggatcagttctgggtcttctgctgtttgtaatttttattaatgacttggaagagggagtcgaagggtgggtcagtaaatttgcagacgatatgaagattggtggagatgtggatagtgaggagggctgttgtcggctgcaaagggacttagatatgatgcagagctgggctgaggagtggcagatggagttcaaccctgtcaagtgtgaggttgtccattttggaaggacaaataagaatgcggaatacagggttaacggtagggttcttagtaaggtggaggagcagagggatcttggggtctctGTTCagagatctttgaaagttgccactcaggtggatagagcttgtaagaaggcctatggtgtattagcgttcattagcagagggattgaattcaagagtcgtgaggtgatgttgcagctgtacaggacaaggggtgacttgatagaggtttataagatgatcaggagAATAGATACAGTAggcagtcagagactttttcccccgggtacaacagagtgttacaaggggacataaatttaagttgaagggtggaaggtatgcgAGTATGTCAGGggcaggttctttacccagagagtggtgggggcatgttatgcactgcctgtgggagtggcagagtcagaatcagaatcattggtgacctttaagcggcaattggataggtacatggatagatgcttaagctaggacaaatgctcggcataacatcgtgggcctaagggcctgttctgtgctgtattgttctatgttctatattctggttcagaggcagggttgcaatccactgtgccacaagatgtTCTATCGAAAGGTACATACAAAAGTATTTGCTGTCATAACTATCTTGTTAGAAACACCATCCAACCAGTTAGATACATGAAAAAACTGCATACTTGAGACACAAAGAAAAATATACACACATAGGATTATCAAGTGCAAGGATTGGAAAATATCAGATAATTTCCACAGTCAAAAAAAAAAGTATGCACAAACAGAAAGATGCACAAATATAGAGAAAAACATGTCACTAACTTATTTAGTTCCATCTTCATGGCGTAAATTTAGCTGAGCTACAACTATATTTAGGTTTTAGCCCAGGACTTTGTTTCCTCATACTCTAAATAAACATCTAACAAAGAGCAAGAAAACCACTACTATGGCACAGGCTCAGAGTTGAGGTAAAGATTCAGCAAGTTTATTGCCACTCAAACCACATTCTATTAATCTTCCATGATAAACCTTTAATTTACATATTTCAAATATAAAATGACCACCAGTGCTGGCAAACAAGGACAGTATAATTACAGCATGATAAGTTTAAATAGGAAGATTCTGATTGAGAAAGGAAATTTACAACAGTTTAAAGGTATGGATAGAAAGCGTAACCTTAAAATAGTTGCACTGTAGATGTGAATTTGCATATTGTTGGAATACAGACATGgtgctgaagcttttcattttgtgaTCATAGGGACAAAATTGTAATACTAAATTTCAAAGGGGAAGATAATGTGTATTACATACGAAGACAGTACTAATATgttggcaagtggattctgattgaacaatgatttggagatgccggtgttggactggggcgtacaaagttaaaaatcacacaacaccaggttatagtccaacaggtttaagaaggagcagcgctcagaaagctagtgtttccaattaaatctgttggactataacctggtgttgtgtgatttttaacctgatgAACAATATCTTGTTCATCGAGAAAGCATCAAAGAATAGTTAACCCCAAACTTTGATTTAGTTGAAAAAGACTTGTTTTGGCCAACAGAGCCCTGTATGTGAATACATGTATATATAGAAAGGACCtctggtgaattcctgcagtgcatcttgcagatagtacacactgctgctactgagcattggtggtgaaagGAATGCATGCTTGtggacatggtgccaatcaagtgggctgcttaaTCATGGATTGTGTCAAGTTTCTTagctgctgttggagctgcacttatccaggcaagtgaggtgtggtttcatcacactcttgacttccaCCTTGCAGATGATTGGGGAGtgaagaggtgagttacttgccgcagtattcctcACCCCGACCTGATTTTGTAGTCACCGTGTTTATGTGATGAATCCAGTAGagcttctggttaatggtaaccccaggtggttagtgatcatgggggattcactgatggtaacatCATGAATGGAAAGGGGttatggttagattgtttcttattggaggttgtcattgcctggcatttatgtggtatgaatgttacttgccacttctcagcccaagcctggatattgtccagatcttgctgcattcgAACATAGATTGCTGCAGTATGAGGAGCCATGATTGATGCCGAACATGGCACAGTCATCAGCGAACAtgcccatttctgaccttatgatggagggaaagtcattgatgaaggagctgaagatgattgggcctaggacactggaATTCCTgcaagatgtcctggagctgagatcactAAGCTCCaagaaccacaaccattttctacATACCAGATATGACTCCATTATACCCGCTGAATCcaattttgctcgggctcctagatgccacactcagtcgaatgtagccatgatatcaagggctgtcactatcACCTCACTTCagttctgtccatgtttgaactaacaTTGCAATAAgggcaggagctgagtggtcctgacagaactcaaactgggtatcactggttgttgctgagcaggcgctgcttgatagcaccattgatgacactttccaatgattgagagtagactgatgaggcagcAATTGGCCAAGTTGAATTTGACCTGCCTTTTGTGcattgggcaattttccacagtcaggtagatgccagtttttttaattgatttcagttattattgttacatgtacctaggtacaatgaaaagttttgttttgcatgcagtagaAGCAGATCATAGATTGGCTGAGGGAGTGTCAAGTTCTGGAGTACTTCTTCAGCACcattgcaggaatgttgtcaggtcacataacctttgcagtatctagtgcctccaaccGTTTTTGATATTATGTgtactgaatcaaattggctgaaatatGGTATCTGTAATAGTTGGgactactggaggaggctgagatggatcatacatttggtacttctggctgaagattgctgcaaattctTCAACCTTATGTTTTGTACTgaactgttgagcttttccattattgaggatggggatatttatggaacctcctcttccagtgagttaattgttcaccaccattcacgactggatgtggcaggactgcagagcttagatctgatttgttgatTGTGGGAATCACTCAGCTCTAACgtttgctgtttatgctgtctGATGTgcaggtagtcctgtttggtaacaTCACCaagttgatacctcatttttaggtatgctcgatgctgctcttgtcctagtctctcctgccaatggaaccatcttcccaacatccactctgtcaaggctgttcaatattctgaaagtttcaatcagatccaccctcatccttctaaactccattgagtatagaccaagttacattctccccatgtctgcgtgggtttcctccgggtgctcccgtttcctcccacaatccaaagatgtgcaggttcggtgaattgaccatgctaaattgcccgtagtgttaggtgtaggggaatgggtctgggtgggtgggtctttggagggtcggtgtggacttgttgggccgaagggcctgtttccacattgtagggaatctaatctaatctagagtctaCAAACATTCTCCATACGTTAAGCATCTCATTcctggatcattcttgtgaacctcctctggacctgctccagtaTGGATACATCcttgaggtatggggcccaaaattactCACAATACTcgaaatgtgatctcaccagagctttgtaaagcctcagaagtacatctctgcttttatatttcagtcctctcgagatgaatgacaacattatatttgccttcctaactaccgactcaacctCCAAGTTTCCCTTAAGAAAAATCTGGACTAGgcctcccaagtctctttgcacttcagatttctgaattttctctccactgctaaaatagtccatgcctctattcttccaaccaaagcgcatgacctcacacttcccacATTGTGTTTCATGTACCACTACTTTGCCCATTTCCCTAACCAGTCCAAATCTTTTTGCAGTCTCCTTGCTTCTTCAATAGTACATGCCCCTCCACTTACCTTTGtactatctgcaaacttagccagaatgccttcagttccttcattcagaccattaatgtatgaagtgaaaagttgcgGTCCCAACACGTACCCTTGTgtaacacaaccacctgatgaaggagcgtcgctccgaaagctagtgtgcttccaattaaacctgttggactataacctggtgttgtgtaatttttaactttgtgtaacACCAGTAGTCAAAGCTTTCCATCCTGAGAGgggcccttttatccccactttccactttctgccaaacagccagGCTTGTATCCATGCTAGAATATGGCCtataacaccatggactcttatcccacccagcagcctcctgtgtggcacctcaTCAAAGGTCTTCCagaagtccaggtagatagcatccattggctctccttggtctaacctgatcattaccttctcaaagaattctaacagatttgtcaggcatgagctCCCCTCGATGAAATTATgttgactttgccttattttaccatgcactcccaagcattcagaaatctcatccttcacaatggactccaaaacctAAccatcaactgggagaaagtgagcactgcagatgctggggatcagagcttaaaaa
The window above is part of the Chiloscyllium plagiosum isolate BGI_BamShark_2017 unplaced genomic scaffold, ASM401019v2 scaf_2632, whole genome shotgun sequence genome. Proteins encoded here:
- the LOC122547222 gene encoding spermatogenesis-associated protein 24-like, producing the protein MAEGETYCVVYQQLRDVIIEQQRKICAFEELVKQREEKTAYREELEAVVKELEDEKLEHAKTKALLSKESEKLQFALGEIEILMKQLDREKKAFENALESIKNKALKESTKNDKLISKCNGK